Proteins co-encoded in one Dehalococcoidales bacterium genomic window:
- a CDS encoding FAD-dependent oxidoreductase produces the protein MSTWHEYVQQTGKVPEWPYPVNYGKVNEITADVLVIGGGVAGLQAAINAAKTGAKVAVLERGHAKRSGSGGAGVDHWHGAVTNPCSKVTPQMYTDACYDSMLGWTGGHVRYIITKESWDTLLEVEKMGVQIRDIKDEFKGADFRDEETKLMFGYDYKNKHIIRVWAYNIKPKMYAEAKRLDINIQNRLMPTALLTAAGKQGMRVTGATAVNTHTGEFYVFKAKATVIATGGAGRLFVFDPETTASGTMADMNSAGVGQALGWNAGAEFVCMEGSAPGGLIGFGYAPYSMGNASNTYHGTPIVDAEGKELPWVDVFGRELKTWHDRFYPQEGQQFQLGIGIGISRTNREFRLNDIPPNIVDRIRNGEFKLPLYADFTRLSPEERRCIFGMMVGNEGKTRIPIYDTMTKAGFDPDKDLFQAPVMPVEGYFNACYWAGGPNTPSTVRSLSGGGFLTDWNLMTNLEGLYIGAGSTIYGGGCHGESHTTGRYAGKRAAAYARTAAEPTADKQQVEAQREAAYRATRQSKEGNGWKEINAAVARIMRDYCGKHKNEMTLNLGLRLLNELKTTELASAYASNPHELGRLLECHALVSVGELVIKSSLARKASNSVLDFHRIDYPQMDPPEWNKLLPIRQEKDAVKVRELALDFHLKAPYAASYEENYRKHGVK, from the coding sequence ATGAGCACCTGGCATGAATACGTGCAGCAGACGGGTAAAGTGCCGGAATGGCCTTACCCGGTGAACTACGGCAAGGTGAATGAAATCACGGCGGACGTGCTGGTGATAGGGGGAGGGGTGGCGGGGCTGCAGGCCGCCATCAACGCCGCCAAGACGGGCGCTAAAGTGGCGGTGCTGGAGAGGGGACATGCCAAGCGGAGCGGGTCGGGCGGGGCGGGCGTAGACCACTGGCACGGCGCGGTGACCAACCCCTGCTCCAAGGTCACGCCGCAGATGTACACGGACGCCTGCTACGATAGCATGCTGGGCTGGACGGGCGGGCACGTGCGCTACATCATTACCAAAGAAAGCTGGGACACCCTGCTGGAAGTGGAAAAGATGGGCGTCCAGATACGGGACATCAAGGACGAGTTCAAGGGCGCCGACTTCCGGGACGAAGAGACGAAGCTGATGTTCGGGTACGACTATAAAAACAAGCATATCATCCGCGTCTGGGCGTACAATATCAAGCCCAAGATGTACGCCGAGGCGAAGCGACTCGATATCAACATACAAAACCGGCTGATGCCCACCGCGCTTTTGACCGCCGCGGGGAAACAGGGGATGAGGGTGACGGGGGCCACTGCGGTCAACACGCACACCGGCGAGTTTTACGTATTCAAGGCCAAAGCCACGGTCATCGCCACGGGCGGGGCGGGACGATTGTTCGTTTTCGACCCGGAGACCACGGCGTCCGGCACGATGGCGGACATGAACTCGGCGGGGGTGGGGCAGGCGCTGGGATGGAACGCGGGGGCGGAGTTCGTGTGCATGGAAGGGAGCGCGCCGGGGGGGCTTATCGGCTTCGGTTACGCGCCGTACAGCATGGGCAACGCCAGCAACACCTATCACGGCACGCCGATAGTGGACGCCGAAGGCAAAGAGCTGCCCTGGGTGGACGTGTTCGGGCGGGAGCTCAAGACCTGGCACGACCGTTTCTACCCGCAGGAAGGACAGCAGTTCCAACTGGGCATAGGCATTGGGATATCCCGCACCAACCGGGAGTTCCGCCTCAACGACATACCGCCGAACATCGTGGACAGGATACGCAACGGCGAGTTCAAGCTGCCGCTGTACGCCGATTTCACCCGGCTGTCCCCGGAAGAGCGGCGCTGCATCTTCGGGATGATGGTGGGGAACGAAGGCAAGACCCGCATCCCCATTTACGATACCATGACCAAGGCCGGGTTCGACCCGGACAAGGACCTCTTCCAGGCGCCGGTGATGCCGGTGGAGGGGTATTTCAACGCCTGCTACTGGGCGGGCGGCCCCAACACGCCGTCAACAGTGCGCAGCCTGAGCGGCGGGGGCTTTTTGACCGACTGGAACCTGATGACGAACCTCGAGGGGCTGTATATCGGGGCGGGGAGCACCATCTACGGGGGAGGCTGCCACGGGGAATCGCACACCACCGGCCGCTACGCCGGCAAGCGCGCCGCCGCCTACGCCAGAACGGCCGCCGAGCCAACGGCGGATAAACAACAGGTCGAAGCCCAGCGCGAAGCGGCCTACCGCGCCACCCGGCAGTCCAAAGAAGGCAACGGTTGGAAGGAAATCAACGCCGCCGTCGCCCGCATCATGCGGGACTACTGCGGCAAACACAAGAACGAGATGACCCTGAACCTGGGGCTGAGGCTGCTCAACGAGCTAAAGACCACCGAGCTGGCCTCCGCTTACGCTTCCAACCCGCATGAGCTGGGCAGGCTGCTCGAATGCCACGCCCTCGTCTCCGTGGGAGAACTGGTAATAAAATCGTCGCTGGCGCGGAAAGCCTCCAACTCCGTGCTCGATTTCCACCGTATCGACTACCCGCAGATGGACCCGCCGGAGTGGAACAAGCTGCTGCCCATCCGCCAGGAGAAAGACGCGGTAAAGGTCAGGGAGCTGGCGCTGGACTTCCACCTGAAAGCGCCCTACGCCGCCAGCTACGAGGAGAACTACCGGAAGCACGGCGTGAAGTAA
- a CDS encoding DUF58 domain-containing protein, with the protein MKIRWFLIVVLLLSFFLMLAFGYTMLWRLFIFLVVVLFLSYFWLRLNARNIDGRVENMPKYCRVGEQFEEELTFVNRGRIPIASIEAWQDTDMPGGQGMAEFHLAARGLYTWRIKVSCTRRGEYTLGNIDARVRDPLGFFSINQYFGLGQYIIVFPDTVEVPYFQALPHHEPGANPRRWFAAQTSPNASRVREYASGDSLRYIHWPTTAHTGSLMVKEFDPDRTNYVYKDIWIILDMARSAQFGEGAESTTEYAVTIAASLAKKYLESGKKVGLLASGDRSYLYLPDTGEEQMENVMRALALVKPGGEVPVDALLTAQEERFDSGSAVIVITASDIKRMGTPLRRIVKRGTTVTAILLDAASFGGKVSAVENARGLVTGGVHAYIVRRGADISRALDSRFIASPLQSTGVKDHSER; encoded by the coding sequence ATGAAAATTCGCTGGTTCCTTATCGTTGTATTGTTGCTCTCCTTCTTCCTCATGCTGGCCTTCGGCTACACTATGCTTTGGCGACTCTTTATTTTCCTGGTCGTCGTGCTTTTCCTGAGCTATTTTTGGCTGCGCCTTAACGCCCGCAACATTGACGGCCGGGTGGAAAACATGCCTAAGTACTGCCGGGTAGGGGAGCAGTTCGAGGAAGAGTTGACCTTCGTCAACCGGGGCCGCATACCCATCGCGTCTATTGAGGCGTGGCAGGACACGGATATGCCGGGCGGGCAGGGTATGGCGGAATTTCACCTGGCGGCGCGGGGGTTATACACCTGGCGCATTAAGGTGTCCTGCACCCGGCGCGGGGAATATACCCTGGGGAACATTGACGCCCGCGTCCGCGACCCCCTCGGGTTTTTCTCTATCAATCAGTACTTCGGGTTGGGGCAGTATATCATCGTTTTCCCGGATACGGTGGAGGTGCCTTATTTCCAGGCGCTGCCGCACCATGAGCCGGGGGCCAACCCGCGCCGCTGGTTTGCCGCCCAGACCAGCCCCAACGCCTCCCGGGTGCGCGAGTACGCCAGCGGCGATAGCCTGCGCTATATCCACTGGCCGACCACGGCCCATACCGGCAGCCTCATGGTCAAGGAGTTCGACCCCGACCGCACCAATTACGTCTATAAAGACATCTGGATTATCCTGGACATGGCCCGGTCCGCCCAGTTCGGAGAGGGCGCCGAGTCCACCACCGAGTACGCCGTGACCATCGCCGCCTCGCTGGCCAAGAAATACCTGGAGAGCGGCAAAAAGGTGGGGCTTTTAGCCTCCGGCGACCGCTCTTATCTCTATCTGCCGGATACCGGCGAGGAGCAAATGGAGAACGTGATGCGCGCTCTGGCCCTGGTCAAGCCCGGCGGCGAGGTGCCGGTGGACGCCTTGCTCACTGCCCAGGAAGAGCGTTTTGATAGCGGTTCCGCCGTTATTGTCATTACCGCGTCCGATATTAAGAGAATGGGGACGCCGCTGCGCCGCATCGTCAAGCGCGGCACCACCGTTACCGCCATCCTCCTCGATGCCGCCAGCTTCGGCGGCAAGGTGAGCGCGGTGGAAAATGCCCGCGGTTTGGTCACCGGCGGCGTGCACGCCTATATCGTCCGGCGCGGTGCTGATATTTCCCGGGCGCTGGACAGCCGTTTCATCGCTTCGCCGCTACAAAGCACGGGGGTTAAAGACCACAGTGAAAGATAA
- a CDS encoding ABC transporter permease, whose product MTRWIRSYGLMLKWVFLSNRPWLSLNLAVQIGIAAGFIYGISFFYPEITPEIAKYVTTGAPTIILLTVGMVMVPQIIAQGRTEGNFDYIWSLPVPRMAHIAADATNMFGSTLPGIALAVALGAMRFDFGLNISPLIIPAVLLISMCGTFVGYSMAFAVPKPMMVNVITQILIFVVMLFSPVSFPAERLPGWLQAVHQVLPIQYMADLMRGTLTDLPINMARAFAITGAWCVAGFVITGLLVRRRQ is encoded by the coding sequence ATGACGAGATGGATTAGAAGCTACGGACTGATGCTGAAGTGGGTCTTTTTAAGCAACCGGCCCTGGCTGTCCCTTAACCTGGCGGTGCAGATAGGGATTGCCGCCGGCTTCATCTACGGCATCAGCTTTTTCTACCCGGAAATCACGCCGGAAATCGCCAAGTACGTGACCACCGGCGCCCCGACGATAATACTGCTCACGGTGGGCATGGTAATGGTGCCCCAGATAATCGCCCAGGGGCGCACCGAGGGGAACTTCGACTATATATGGTCGCTGCCGGTGCCCCGCATGGCGCACATCGCGGCGGATGCCACCAACATGTTCGGCAGCACGCTGCCGGGCATCGCCCTGGCGGTGGCGCTCGGGGCAATGCGCTTCGATTTCGGCCTGAATATCAGCCCGCTCATCATTCCCGCGGTACTGCTGATATCCATGTGCGGCACCTTCGTGGGATATTCCATGGCTTTCGCCGTGCCCAAGCCGATGATGGTGAACGTGATTACCCAGATACTCATCTTCGTGGTGATGCTGTTCTCCCCGGTGAGCTTCCCGGCGGAAAGGCTGCCCGGCTGGCTGCAGGCGGTGCACCAGGTACTGCCCATCCAGTACATGGCCGACCTGATGCGCGGCACGCTGACCGACCTGCCGATAAACATGGCGAGGGCGTTCGCCATTACCGGGGCGTGGTGCGTGGCCGGGTTCGTCATCACCGGGCTGCTGGTGAGGCGGAGGCAGTAG
- a CDS encoding MoxR family ATPase, whose protein sequence is MDASIDGARHLAEKIVRNVEKVMIGKTEAVRLAVIALVSQGHLLIEDAPGVGKTMLARSLARSINCTFKRIQFTPDMLPGDITGVTVFNQKVGDFEYHPGPIVAQVVLADEINRATPKVQSALLEAMEERQISVDGVTHKLPSPFHVLATQNPLEYEGTFPLPEGQLDRFLLRINIGYPSPAEEVAIIENQQLVHPIEQIGHVVDAADVLLLQDTVKKIYVDGLVKQYIVTLVEATRHHPSIYLGASPRGSLALFRSAQARALLSGRDYVLPDDIKALAVPALAHRALLSSTGQSQGADSRAFINEILETIPVPGALPDRKKAA, encoded by the coding sequence GTGGACGCTAGTATTGATGGAGCCAGGCACCTTGCCGAAAAAATCGTTCGGAACGTAGAGAAGGTCATGATCGGCAAGACGGAAGCGGTGCGGCTGGCGGTGATAGCCCTGGTCAGTCAGGGGCATTTGCTTATTGAAGATGCCCCCGGCGTCGGTAAGACCATGCTCGCCCGCAGTCTGGCCAGGTCCATCAACTGCACCTTCAAGCGCATCCAGTTCACCCCGGACATGCTGCCCGGCGATATTACCGGCGTCACGGTTTTTAACCAGAAAGTCGGTGATTTCGAATACCACCCCGGGCCTATCGTCGCTCAGGTCGTCCTGGCGGACGAAATCAACCGCGCCACCCCCAAGGTGCAGTCCGCCCTGCTGGAAGCTATGGAAGAGCGCCAGATTTCCGTGGACGGCGTCACCCATAAATTGCCCTCCCCTTTTCACGTCCTCGCCACCCAGAACCCCCTGGAGTACGAGGGCACTTTCCCCCTGCCGGAAGGCCAGCTGGACCGGTTTCTGCTGCGCATCAACATCGGCTATCCGTCACCGGCGGAAGAGGTGGCTATTATAGAAAACCAGCAGCTCGTGCATCCTATCGAGCAAATCGGGCACGTGGTTGACGCGGCTGATGTTTTGCTGCTCCAGGACACGGTCAAGAAAATCTACGTGGACGGTCTGGTCAAGCAGTACATCGTGACGCTGGTGGAAGCCACCCGCCATCACCCATCCATCTACCTCGGCGCTTCGCCGCGCGGCTCGCTGGCGCTTTTCCGCTCCGCCCAGGCCAGGGCGCTTTTGTCCGGTCGCGATTACGTCCTCCCGGATGATATCAAAGCCCTCGCCGTGCCCGCTCTGGCCCACCGCGCCCTCCTCTCCTCTACGGGACAATCGCAGGGGGCGGACAGCCGCGCCTTTATCAACGAGATTCTTGAGACTATCCCCGTGCCCGGCGCCCTCCCCGACCGCAAGAAAGCTGCGTAA
- a CDS encoding transglutaminase domain-containing protein, protein MKDNLRKPAARPDRLKKALTPEAPPAPVPREGNWRTWLNIALLFLTLEVAVFSVERAQWLTPQPAFTLVLFLAMLFVWLLVFARAAGWLIHILAPVVGVLVAVWQALNCLPGAHSFHHLFTVLKSWWQPSAALLPGEENVVFALVIALLVWLIGYLGIWFLLRRHNAWVAVTLGAVVIIVNLSNLSAVNYYYFPAFFVAAVLLVIQTRIAGQFVKSGRGSGYTAKSLLYLVVPLVCIVVLASSLAWLTPQARASGLQNLMSSALGWKQDMRESRLNIFNAVPAKQAFSTSSLLTELTFEKGWNQGNIIHFIVHSNRPSYWPMDIYDTYTSTGWVNSPTTGQPLDAKVPRENTASVSQEDLMRYEVTMNISGDVVLVAGNLVSSDSPVVLHEAAGNEVMEVTTQRILGIGESYSVQSVLVNPTADQLSGAGDDYPGYIRDYYLQLPPDYSEAVRLLSENITAGAATPYAKVLAVVDYLAGFPYEAIIDAPPEGTDGVSYFLFTEKRGFCLYFASAMAVMLRTIDVPARLVVGYLPGEPGDERGTYILRDWHYHAWAQVYFPGYGWVNFEATPGGGGGSGSQISVETPLVSIPAIRELPQWNAWNYLAPPPENIPAPPPPAAPAQAESRHSWGVLPFADELGRALAVIVLVIIGAAVVIALLLLSRRAFFRRLWYVERRSLAYHTYAKLCRLAAMAGIYPRPQQTPLEFAAALQQALPEEADAIDGLVRAYQENRYGRREGKPGLYEEALLLKSRHLVYDKLLRLTGKRSWRFKLFSPGAE, encoded by the coding sequence GTGAAAGATAACTTGAGAAAACCGGCCGCCCGGCCGGACCGGCTGAAGAAAGCGTTAACGCCGGAGGCGCCCCCCGCCCCTGTTCCCCGGGAAGGTAACTGGCGCACCTGGCTGAACATCGCCCTGCTTTTCCTGACGCTGGAGGTGGCGGTCTTTTCCGTCGAGCGGGCGCAGTGGCTGACGCCCCAGCCGGCTTTCACGCTGGTCCTTTTCCTGGCCATGCTGTTCGTCTGGCTGCTGGTTTTTGCCAGGGCTGCCGGTTGGCTCATCCATATCCTTGCGCCGGTCGTCGGCGTCCTGGTGGCTGTCTGGCAGGCGCTGAATTGTTTGCCCGGCGCGCACAGTTTCCATCACCTGTTTACTGTTTTAAAGTCCTGGTGGCAGCCGTCCGCCGCCCTGCTCCCGGGAGAGGAAAACGTCGTCTTCGCTCTGGTCATTGCCTTGCTGGTCTGGCTTATCGGCTATCTGGGTATATGGTTCCTTCTGCGCCGGCATAACGCCTGGGTGGCCGTAACTCTGGGTGCGGTGGTCATCATCGTCAATTTAAGCAACCTTTCCGCCGTCAATTACTACTATTTCCCGGCTTTCTTCGTGGCGGCCGTTTTACTGGTTATCCAGACGCGCATCGCCGGGCAATTCGTTAAGTCCGGGCGCGGCTCCGGCTATACCGCTAAAAGCCTGCTGTACCTGGTCGTTCCGCTGGTCTGCATCGTCGTCCTGGCGTCTTCGCTGGCCTGGCTTACGCCGCAGGCGCGGGCTTCCGGACTGCAAAACCTGATGTCCTCCGCCCTCGGCTGGAAACAGGATATGAGGGAGTCCCGTCTCAATATCTTCAACGCCGTGCCCGCCAAGCAGGCTTTCAGTACCTCCAGCCTGTTAACCGAGCTGACTTTTGAGAAGGGATGGAACCAGGGCAACATTATCCATTTCATCGTGCATTCCAACCGGCCCTCTTACTGGCCGATGGATATCTATGATACTTATACCTCTACCGGATGGGTTAACAGCCCCACCACCGGGCAGCCCCTGGACGCTAAAGTGCCCCGGGAGAATACCGCTTCCGTTAGCCAGGAGGACTTGATGCGGTACGAGGTTACCATGAACATCAGCGGCGATGTGGTGCTCGTAGCCGGCAACCTTGTTTCTTCCGATTCTCCGGTGGTGCTGCACGAGGCCGCCGGTAATGAGGTGATGGAGGTTACCACCCAGCGTATCCTGGGCATCGGTGAAAGCTATTCCGTGCAGTCGGTGCTGGTCAATCCCACCGCCGACCAGCTTTCCGGCGCCGGGGATGATTACCCCGGGTATATCAGGGATTATTACCTCCAGCTGCCGCCGGACTATTCAGAAGCGGTCAGGCTTTTGAGTGAAAATATCACCGCCGGCGCGGCGACGCCCTATGCTAAAGTGCTGGCTGTCGTCGATTATCTTGCCGGTTTCCCCTACGAAGCGATTATCGACGCCCCGCCGGAGGGAACGGACGGCGTTTCCTACTTCCTGTTCACGGAAAAACGCGGATTTTGTCTCTATTTCGCCTCGGCGATGGCGGTAATGCTCCGCACTATAGATGTCCCCGCCCGCCTGGTGGTGGGTTATCTGCCCGGTGAGCCCGGCGATGAAAGGGGCACCTACATCCTGCGGGACTGGCATTATCACGCCTGGGCGCAGGTCTATTTCCCCGGCTACGGCTGGGTAAACTTTGAGGCTACGCCCGGCGGCGGCGGCGGCAGCGGGAGCCAGATATCCGTCGAGACCCCGCTGGTGTCCATCCCCGCTATCCGGGAGCTGCCGCAGTGGAATGCCTGGAATTACCTTGCCCCCCCGCCCGAAAATATCCCCGCCCCCCCGCCGCCGGCTGCCCCGGCGCAGGCGGAGTCCCGTCATTCCTGGGGGGTGCTGCCCTTCGCGGATGAACTGGGGCGCGCTTTAGCCGTTATCGTCCTCGTCATTATCGGCGCGGCGGTGGTCATCGCCTTGCTCCTTTTGTCCCGGCGCGCCTTTTTCCGCCGGTTGTGGTATGTGGAGCGCCGGTCCCTGGCTTATCACACCTATGCCAAGCTCTGCCGCCTGGCCGCCATGGCCGGGATATACCCCCGCCCCCAGCAGACCCCCCTGGAGTTCGCCGCCGCCCTGCAGCAGGCGCTGCCGGAAGAAGCGGACGCTATCGACGGCCTGGTCCGGGCTTACCAGGAAAACCGCTACGGCCGCCGGGAGGGGAAACCGGGGCTTTATGAAGAAGCGCTGCTGCTCAAGTCCCGCCACCTCGTCTATGATAAACTGCTGCGGCTGACCGGCAAGCGGAGCTGGAGATTCAAACTGTTTTCCCCGGGGGCGGAGTAG
- a CDS encoding ferredoxin family protein, protein MSDKAYMVPNPPTPNKAVAFNPEFCTGCNRCVDVCPTDVMMPNPEKKQQPIVVYPEECWYCGGCVEECPRPGAITMLHPTQQRISVNWKRKDTGELFRLGMKNPPPPNTRPPSGE, encoded by the coding sequence ATGTCTGATAAAGCCTATATGGTACCCAACCCGCCCACCCCGAACAAGGCGGTGGCGTTCAACCCGGAATTCTGCACCGGGTGCAACAGATGCGTCGATGTTTGCCCCACGGACGTGATGATGCCCAACCCGGAAAAGAAGCAGCAGCCGATAGTGGTCTATCCGGAGGAGTGCTGGTACTGCGGCGGCTGTGTCGAGGAATGCCCACGGCCCGGCGCCATCACCATGCTCCACCCCACCCAGCAGCGGATATCCGTGAACTGGAAACGCAAGGACACCGGGGAGCTGTTCCGGCTGGGGATGAAGAACCCGCCGCCGCCGAATACGCGGCCGCCGAGCGGGGAGTGA
- a CDS encoding uroporphyrinogen decarboxylase family protein encodes MDKQPPALTPEEKRQQRFDRWLNPPHVKFHSAAAEKAYKERVTRFIKVIRLEEPDRVPVMLPAGSFPLYNAGMTLKDAMYDNRRATEAYRRFFQEYESDTFSGGMTPSGRSLEIAQGLTMKWPGHGLPDDAWMQQFVEGEYMKADEYDYFISDLSDFCFRRYLPRTIGALAPLAKFQPLSHLLGFSTNFLAPAALPEVRDMYQAIIDYGKETADWSRPAMEFSREALAAGYPALAGGMSHAPFDILGDTLRGTKGIVMDMYRQPEKVLAAMEKLVPVLIDTGVAAADASGGVMVMFPLHKGDDTFMSDEQYRTFYWPAFRKVILGIIEAGLVPYLFAEGKYTNRLSIIRDLPPGKVVWLFDQTDMFQAKEILGGRACIAGNVPASLLMTSTAAAVKEYCRKLIEVCGKGGGFILTGGASIDKGKGENLKAMWQAGQEYGVYKKM; translated from the coding sequence ATGGATAAGCAGCCGCCCGCCTTGACCCCGGAAGAAAAACGCCAGCAGAGGTTTGACCGCTGGCTCAACCCGCCGCACGTTAAGTTCCACAGCGCCGCGGCGGAAAAAGCCTATAAAGAGCGCGTCACCCGCTTTATCAAGGTCATCAGGCTGGAGGAGCCGGACCGCGTCCCGGTGATGCTCCCGGCGGGCTCTTTCCCGCTATATAACGCCGGCATGACCCTCAAAGACGCCATGTATGATAACCGCCGCGCCACTGAGGCCTACCGCCGCTTCTTTCAGGAATATGAATCGGACACCTTTTCCGGCGGTATGACGCCCTCCGGCCGTTCGCTGGAGATTGCGCAGGGACTGACGATGAAGTGGCCCGGCCACGGCCTGCCGGACGACGCCTGGATGCAGCAGTTCGTGGAAGGGGAGTACATGAAGGCGGACGAGTACGACTATTTTATCAGCGATTTGTCGGATTTCTGTTTCCGCCGCTATCTGCCCCGCACTATCGGCGCGCTGGCGCCGCTGGCTAAATTCCAGCCTTTGTCCCACCTGCTCGGCTTTTCCACCAATTTCCTGGCCCCGGCCGCCCTGCCGGAGGTGCGGGATATGTACCAGGCCATTATCGACTATGGGAAAGAGACGGCGGATTGGAGCAGACCGGCGATGGAGTTCAGCCGGGAGGCCCTGGCCGCGGGCTATCCGGCCCTGGCCGGCGGCATGAGCCATGCCCCGTTCGATATCCTCGGCGACACCCTGCGGGGCACGAAGGGCATCGTCATGGATATGTACCGCCAACCGGAGAAGGTCCTCGCCGCTATGGAAAAGCTGGTGCCGGTCCTGATTGACACCGGCGTGGCGGCGGCCGATGCTTCCGGCGGGGTGATGGTCATGTTCCCCCTGCACAAAGGCGACGACACCTTTATGTCCGATGAGCAGTACCGGACCTTCTATTGGCCCGCCTTCCGGAAGGTAATCCTGGGCATTATCGAGGCGGGGCTGGTGCCCTACCTCTTCGCGGAAGGGAAGTACACTAACCGGCTCAGCATTATCCGGGACCTGCCCCCCGGCAAGGTGGTCTGGCTTTTCGACCAGACGGACATGTTCCAGGCTAAGGAAATACTGGGCGGCAGGGCCTGCATCGCCGGGAACGTCCCCGCCTCCCTGCTCATGACCAGCACCGCCGCGGCGGTCAAGGAATACTGCCGCAAGCTTATTGAGGTCTGCGGTAAAGGCGGCGGCTTTATCCTCACCGGCGGCGCCTCTATAGACAAAGGCAAAGGGGAAAACCTCAAAGCCATGTGGCAGGCTGGACAGGAATACGGAGTCTATAAAAAGATGTAG
- a CDS encoding ABC transporter ATP-binding protein — protein MLLEIKNLTKIYKGKNRVKANDNISLAVSEGEVFGLLGPNGAGKTTLVNQIIGLAVPTSGTITISGVDVIANPDYARQACSFQAQVQAPISGLAALQAIELVGRIRGGKKADVHQRALELIEKLELGEWQKTLGLTISGGVRRLVAFCMAAVVPGRIVILDEPTNDVDPLRRRAIWQEVQELAKQGAAVLLVTHNILEAERVVDRLAIVDQGVIKGMGTPGSLKESEGDAMRLELTLEPKAAEPSLPEYLKQPLVINRRVLGQVQPEDIPAAIAWARGLKESGDIEEFSLGPATLEDVYVRLVKNPNGNDRHGKEA, from the coding sequence ATGCTGCTGGAAATAAAAAACCTTACCAAAATCTACAAAGGCAAGAACAGGGTCAAGGCCAATGACAACATCAGCCTGGCCGTGAGCGAGGGCGAGGTCTTCGGGCTTTTAGGCCCGAACGGGGCGGGCAAGACCACCCTGGTCAACCAGATTATCGGGCTGGCGGTGCCTACCTCTGGCACCATCACCATCTCCGGGGTGGACGTGATAGCCAATCCCGATTACGCGCGGCAGGCCTGCTCCTTCCAGGCGCAGGTACAGGCGCCTATTTCCGGGCTGGCGGCATTACAGGCAATCGAACTGGTGGGGCGGATAAGGGGCGGCAAGAAAGCGGATGTCCACCAACGCGCCCTGGAGCTTATCGAGAAGCTGGAGCTGGGCGAGTGGCAGAAAACGCTGGGGCTGACGATATCCGGCGGCGTGCGCCGCCTGGTGGCCTTCTGCATGGCGGCGGTGGTGCCGGGGAGAATCGTTATCCTGGACGAGCCGACCAACGATGTCGACCCGCTGCGGCGGCGGGCTATCTGGCAGGAAGTGCAGGAGCTGGCCAAACAGGGCGCCGCGGTGCTGCTGGTCACCCATAACATCCTGGAGGCGGAGCGGGTGGTGGACCGCCTGGCGATAGTGGACCAGGGGGTCATCAAGGGGATGGGCACGCCGGGCAGCCTGAAAGAGAGCGAGGGGGACGCCATGCGGCTGGAACTGACGCTGGAGCCCAAAGCCGCGGAGCCGTCCCTGCCGGAATACTTAAAGCAACCGCTGGTCATCAACCGGCGCGTACTGGGACAGGTGCAGCCGGAGGATATCCCGGCGGCCATAGCCTGGGCGCGCGGCCTCAAGGAGAGCGGGGACATCGAGGAGTTTTCACTCGGTCCGGCCACCCTGGAAGATGTTTACGTGAGGCTGGTAAAAAATCCTAACGGCAACGACCGCCACGGGAAGGAAGCCTGA